Proteins encoded by one window of Arachis hypogaea cultivar Tifrunner chromosome 1, arahy.Tifrunner.gnm2.J5K5, whole genome shotgun sequence:
- the LOC140183682 gene encoding uncharacterized protein, with product MKHSQAKNVIERAFGVLKARWEILRGRSFYPIKTQGRIITACCLLHNHIRRVMVVDPIDEIEDQNILGVDGETIHHIETSDAWGRWRDQLAQEMWNQWRRHHVR from the coding sequence ATGAAACACTCACAAGCTAAGAATGTCATTGAAAGGGCATTTGGAGTATTGAAAGCAAGATGGGAAATTTTAAGGGGAAGATCATTTTATCCTATTAAgactcaaggaagaattataactgCTTGTTGCCTTTTGCATAATCATATTAGAAGAGTGATGGTTGTGGATCCTATTGATGAGATAGAAGATCAAAATATacttggagtagatggtgagacgATCCACCATATTGAGACAAGTGATGCTTGGGGTAGATGGAGAGATCAACTTGCACAAGAAATGTGGAACCAATGGAGAAGACATCACGTTCGataa
- the LOC140183683 gene encoding uncharacterized protein, producing the protein MGVEEMVAMFLHVIAHDVKIRVIKRQFVRSEETISRRFNDVLLAILRCHNLLLKKPQPFSQDRMDERWKWFKNCLGALDGTHIKVNVLEADKPRYRNRKGDITTNVLGVVAPDMQFIYILAGWEGSATDSRVITTYAMLDT; encoded by the exons ATGGGTGTGGAAGAAATGGTTGCCATGTTTTTACATGTTATAGCACATGACGTCAAAATTAGAGTAATAAAGAGACAATTTGTGAGATCTGAAGAAACAATTAGTAGGCGGTTTAATGATGTATTGCTTGCTATTTTGAGATGTCATAATCTCTTACTGAAGAAACCTCAACCATTTAGCCAGGATAGAATGGATGAACGATGGAAATGGTTCAAG aattgtttaggAGCCTTAGATGGTACTCATATCAAAGTCAATGTCCTTGAGGCTGATAAGCCTAGATATCGAAACAGAAAAGGTGACATAACAACCAATGTGCTTGGAGTGGTTGCTCCTGATATGCAATTTATCTACATACTGGCGGGTTGGGAGGGTTCAGCTACGGATTCTAGG GTCATTACTACTTATGCGATGCTGGATACATGA